Proteins from a genomic interval of Lysobacter stagni:
- a CDS encoding lysophospholipid acyltransferase family protein, whose product MNAPSPHAGATAPFEAPAARALRYLVRVPLLVWHVLIDLPLVLLMGTPLTRGLRVGDELLEHRAIRAWSAGLMWIFGFRLRRVGTPLPGAAMFVANHVSWIDIETLHSQRMMGFVAKREIESWPVVGWLASRGETIFHSRGSTESLGGVLHEMLARLRGGRSVGVFPEGGTRGGREIGPFHARIFLAAVEAGVPVQPVALRYGERGEAQHVVAFQPGESFLANFLRLLGEPTRLAEVHFLAPIAPGETDGRRRIAELARGRIVEAMNS is encoded by the coding sequence ATGAATGCGCCGTCACCCCACGCCGGCGCGACGGCGCCCTTCGAGGCGCCCGCCGCGCGCGCGCTCCGCTATCTCGTCCGCGTGCCGCTGCTGGTGTGGCACGTGCTCATCGACCTTCCGCTGGTGCTGCTGATGGGCACGCCGCTGACGCGCGGCCTGCGCGTGGGCGATGAACTGCTGGAACACCGCGCGATCCGCGCCTGGTCGGCCGGCTTGATGTGGATATTCGGCTTCCGCCTGCGTCGCGTCGGCACGCCATTGCCGGGCGCGGCGATGTTCGTCGCCAACCACGTCAGCTGGATCGACATCGAAACGCTGCACAGCCAGCGCATGATGGGCTTCGTCGCCAAGCGCGAGATCGAAAGCTGGCCGGTCGTGGGCTGGCTGGCCTCGCGTGGTGAGACCATCTTCCACTCGCGCGGCAGCACCGAGTCCCTCGGCGGCGTGCTCCACGAGATGCTCGCGCGCCTGCGTGGCGGGCGCTCGGTCGGCGTGTTCCCCGAGGGTGGCACGCGTGGCGGTCGCGAGATCGGCCCGTTCCACGCGCGCATCTTCCTGGCCGCCGTCGAAGCCGGCGTACCGGTGCAGCCGGTGGCGCTGCGCTACGGCGAACGCGGCGAGGCGCAGCACGTGGTCGCGTTCCAGCCGGGCGAAAGCTTCCTGGCCAATTTCCTGCGTCTGCTGGGGGAACCCACGCGCCTGGCCGAGGTCCATTTCCTGGCCCCGATCGCGCCGGGCGAAACCGACGGTCGCCGCCGCATCGCTGAACTCGCGCGCGGCCGCATCGTCGAAGCGATGAACAGCTGA
- a CDS encoding hotdog fold thioesterase: MNETPSAPRRSPFRSASTVDDLNALSRGTAMEPLGIVFTEIGPDYVRGTMPVDARTHQPYGLLHGGASVLLAETLGSSAGNLSCGEGEVCVGIEINANHLRAVRDGVVTGTARPLHVGSRTQVWEIRIEDERGRLVCISRLTLAVVARD, translated from the coding sequence ATGAACGAAACCCCTTCCGCGCCGCGCCGCTCGCCCTTCCGCAGCGCCTCCACCGTCGACGACCTCAACGCGCTCTCACGCGGCACGGCGATGGAACCGCTGGGCATCGTCTTCACCGAGATCGGACCGGACTACGTGCGCGGCACCATGCCGGTCGACGCCCGCACCCACCAGCCCTACGGCCTGCTCCACGGCGGCGCGTCGGTGCTGCTGGCCGAGACGCTGGGCAGCAGCGCCGGCAATCTGTCCTGTGGCGAAGGCGAGGTCTGTGTCGGCATCGAGATCAACGCCAACCACCTGCGTGCCGTACGCGACGGTGTGGTCACCGGCACCGCCAGACCACTGCACGTGGGCAGTCGCACGCAGGTGTGGGAGATCCGCATCGAGGACGAGCGCGGCCGGCTGGTCTGCATTTCGCGTCTCACGCTCGCCGTCGTCGCACGCGACTGA